Genomic window (Candidatus Neomarinimicrobiota bacterium):
CAAACAGGAACTGCGGCGCTGGGTGAATTGGTATAACTTGGTGAAACCGCATAAAGGCCTCGAGGGGAAGACGCCGATGGAGCAATTAATCGACTATTTTTACCCAGACGATCTGTAAATAACGCGAATATATCTAACAATTAACACTGTAACACGATTTTCTCCTGAACACTTGAACACTCGAACACCTGCCCCGGGGAGCTCCCTTTGGGAAACACTATCACACAGTCCTTAAATTTCCTTGGTTTCGAATCTGAAGAAGTTAACTTTTCCCTTTCGGAATCCAGAGAATAGCACAGGAGTCAATTTATGATAGAACATCCCATGGGAATACTGGCGGTCCTGCTCGGCGTGCTCGCACTTCTGTTTACCATCAACAGGCATCCGGTTTTTGGCAAAATATTTAAGGTTATTCCGCTGTTAGTGTTTGCGTATTTCGTTCCGACTATTTTATCTAATACCGGCGTAATACCATTGGAATCCCCCCTCTACGGATTCATCATGGACTGGCTGCTGCCGGCGAGTTTAATCCTGCTTACCCTGGCTGTGGATGTCAAAGCCATCATGAATCTCGGGAAAAATACCGTGATACTGTTTCTCGTAGGAACGGTAACTATCGTGCTCGGTGGTCCAATAGCGTTGCTGGCGTTTGGCTGGATGGCACCAGCGGACCTCGGCGTGGAAGTGTGGAAGGGACTGGCTGCACTCAGTGGCTCATGGATCGGCGGCGGGGCAAATTTTATCGCCATCGGCAAAAGCGTTGGCGTGCTGGATTCCACCTTAAGCATGATGGTGGTCGTCGACGTCGCCGTAGCAAATGTCTGGATGGCGGCCTTGCTTTTTTTTGCGGGACGCAACAAGGAGATGGATGAGAAAATCGGGGCGGACCGGGAAGCCATCGAAAAAGTGAGAACCCGTGTCGAAGACTTCCACAAGGAAGTGGAACGCCCCACAAATCTCGCCGACCTGCTGCTAATAGTCACTATTGGCATGGGTGGGACCGCCATAGCCCATGCTCTGTCGCAGGTGCTGCCGGAAATCGGAAATATTGTGAGTCAGTTCACCTGGGTTGTTGTCTTTGTCACGACGCTCGGATTGATTATTTCGTTCACACCGTGGCGGAAGCTGGAAGGCGCCGGCGCCAGCAGCATAGGCTCGCTGTTTTTATATCTTCTGGTTGCAACCATTGGCGCTAAGGCAGAATTCGCCAAAGTCGTGGAAGTGCCCGGGCTGGTAGTCATCGGGGCCGTCTGGCTTAGTATCCACGCCGGGCTCATTCTTTTCACCAGGTGGAAACTGAAAGCGCCGATTTTCTTTGCAGCAGTCGGTTCCCAGGCGAACGTTGGTGGCGCCGCCTCAGCACCGATTGTCGCAAGTGCATTTCATCCCGCGCTGGCCCCGGTGGGCGTCTTGCTCGGCATTGGCGGCTACGTGGTCGGTACGTATGCGGGCCTGGTCTGTGCGTTTTTACTTGAGCAGGCATATCTGTTTATTCATTAGGGCAGTGTTACTGTGTTAAAGTTGTCGGGTGTTCAAGTTAAAGAACGTATTATAGTTGCGCGTTTCCTCTCGGTTCATCAAAATTAAAATGTCCAAGTATTTCATACAAGTCCCACTATTTCGTATCACCAGCCACAGAAGGTAGAATAGGATAATATTACCTTATGGGTGTACTCTAAAAAGCACATGACCGTTTGGTAATTTCGGTTATTAATGTCAATTCAGAAGATTTTGAATAGCCCCGTCCCGTCCGGACGGGACGGGGTAAAGAAAGGAATATAGTGAAATAGGGGGCTTCAGCCCCTTTCGGTGTGGAATGTAGCGGTGTCAACCTAATCTACGCACAGGAGCTATGAGTGAACATATGGGTCTTTTTAGAGCAGACCCACCTTATACTTTATACCTTTTAATTTCAAGCATCCAGTTTCTAATCGTACTCTTCGCGTGCCTTTGCGACGGCCCTTAATTATTTCTCATTAAAAAAGCCCCCCGACGTTTCGCCGGAGGGCTTTCAAATCCAAAAAGGATTTCTGCTGGAATTACGCCACAGTAATATCCTCGTCAAGATAGACGTCCTGGATGGAGTTCAGCAGTTTGACGCCTTCCTTCATGGGACGCTGGAATGCTTTCCGTCCGGAAATCAATCCCATACCGCCGCCACGTTTGTTGACCACTGCGGTGCGGACTGCCTGGGCAAAGTCGCCCTTACCTGAGGACGCGCCACCGGAGTTAATCAGGCCGACGCGGCCCATGTAATCGTTGGCAACCTGCCAGCGGACCAAATCAATGGGATGATCCGTGACGAGTTCGCCGTAGACCTTGTCGCTGGTACGGCCGAACTTGCCATGTTCTTCAGCCATCGCGGGATATCCACCGTTGTTCGTCGGCAACTTCTGCTTTACGATATCTGCACCGATGGTTGCACCCAGATGGTTCGCCTGGCTGGTCAGGTCAGCGGACGCATGGTAATCGTCGTCGCCAATCTTGAATGCGGAGTTCCGCAGATAGCACCACAGAATGGTCGCCATCCCCAGTTCATGTGCATATTTGAACGCTTCACTGACTTCCTGGATCTGACGATTCGATTCTTCGGAGCCAAAATAAATCGTTGCACCAACAGCCACGGCCCCCATGTCGTAAGCCTGGTCGATGCTGCCGAACATAATCTGATCGTAATCATTCGGATAGGACAGCAATTCATTGTGATTGAACTTCAGAATGAACGGAATCCTATGGGCGTATTTTCTGGCTACGTTCCCGAGAACACCCAGTGTTGAAGCTACTGCATTACAACCGCCTTCGATAGCCAGTTCCACAATTTTATCCGGATCGAAATAGTCGGGATTCGGGGCAAATGAGGCGGCCGCCGAGTGCTCAATACCTTGATCCACCGGCAGAATAGAAACATACCCGGTTCCGGAAAGCCGTCCATTGTATAGAATCTGGTTCAAACTCCTCAGCACGCGAATATTCCGGTCGGATTCTTTCCACACGCGATCCACAAAATCCGGGCCCGGTACCTCGAGTCGTTCTTTCGGAATACCTTTGCACGTATGATTCAGCAGGGAATCCGCTTCATCCCCGAGATATTCGACAATTTTATCGTTCATACAACCTCCTCAGTTTGGTTTGAAATGCTCGAGCTCTGCCCTTCGCAAATTTCTACATCTTCCTCTCAATCCTTGTAAAATACGAAGGATTTTCATGGAAACACAAGCTAGATTGCTACAAAAAGTGAAAAACTCTTGTAAAATGTCCAGAAATATACAGGAACTGATTTTTCGGGAGACTGCAGCGTAATTCAGTGAAGAGTGATCCTATAGAGCCGTTGCACTGAGGCTGTGTGAAAACAATAGACCAGGCGCAAAGTGTGGCATCCCGAGCGGAGTCCCGCCTGGTCGGGACTCAGCCGAGGGATCTCGTCGTTTCCCCTCACAGACTTTATTACTAAAGGATTTAAGAAAATTGGAAGCAAAGTCCAGAGAGATAGAATGTTGTTAGAATAATTCACCCGACGATATCCTCATCCCGGAGCAACAACACGATGCTGGAATGACTCACGATCAGGTATTCCTGTTCGTCTATCTCGACTTCAATGGCATGTTTGCGAAGAAATACAGCGTAATCGCCTTCGTTCGCCTGCAATGGAATGTAACGGAGATCGGTATCTCCGCTCTGCGCCCAGGGTTCATCCTCATTAGCGATATCCGGCAGCGGGTATCCGGGGCCGACCTTGGCCACATATCCACCCTGGACCTGCTCCTTCTGTTTCACACCCTCTGGTAGAAACAGACCGGATTCGGTTTTATTTGACTCCGCCTCCGGCTTGATCAGTACTTTATCTCCAACGACTAACACTGAGCGGTTTGAATCTGTTTTCATTCAGGTACCCATCTCATTTCAAATTAATTTTTTCGGAGATTACCATACAAATTCCAATGATCTCCGCTCCAAAGATAAGGACTCTTCGGGGTTCCATCAGCAGGTATTTCCGGATACGGTGCGCCGCCGTCATCACTTCTTCAATACTGTACGATATGCTGCAATCAAGTCATCGGCAAAGTTATCAATCTGGTGGCGGGTATTCGACCGGCCGATGCCAATGCGTACGCTGCCACGCGCATATTCCGGTGGAATGTCCAGAGCCCGTATCAACGGATTGTCTTCCGGATACTCCGAGTGGCAGGCTGACCCCACCGACAGCGCATAGCCCGGCAGCTTTTCCAGGATATTTCTCGCATCAACCGACGGAAAACTCACATGCAAATTACCGGGATGTCGGTTTTCCAGTGGTCCATTCAGTCTCACCTCCGGGAGTGTTCCATGTAACTTTTCCCAGAGAAGGTTCCGCAGTTCGATCTGCCGCTCGGCTTCCTCCTCCAGGTCACTTCGTGCCAATCGGCACGCTTCGCCGAAACCTACCAGATACGGGACGTTTTCCGTCCCTGGCCGCATACCGTTTTCGTGTCCGGCGCCGTGCAGAATTGGCTCAAGCGGTACGCCTTCTTTTCGATAGAGTGCCCCCACGCCCTTCGGAGCATACATCTTATGACCTGCGATAGTCAAAAAATCAACGTCCCAGTCACGGACGTCCACGGGAATCTTCCCAACAGCCTGCGCCGCATCAGTATGAATCAATGCACCATAATCGTGCACGACTTTTGCAATTTCCGGGATGGCGTTTATTGTGCCTATTTCGCCCTGAACGGCAATAATTGAAACCAAATTAATATCTCGCTCTGATAATATTTGCCCGACATCGGCGGGAGCAATTCGGCTATTATTATCGGCCTGGACGGTCCATACATCTCTGCCGTTGCGGGCAAGTAGCGCAACCGGTTCGGTGACTGAGGGGTGTTCCAGCTCCGACGTCAGAATACCACGGAAATTCTCTGCCGCCCTTACTGCACCAGTGATAGCAAGATTGTTAGCTTCGGTAGCCCCGGAGGTAAAGATAATCTCCTCCGGAGCAGCGTTGATTAATTGAGCAACCTGAGTCCGGGCCCAATCGACGGCCTTCCGGGCTTCCTGTCCATATTTATGGAGTGAGTTGGAGGGATTCCCGAATCCACCGTCGATCCATGGCAACATCGCGTTGCGTACCTGCGGCAGAATCGGGGTACTTGCGTGATGATCGAGATAGATGAGATCAGCCGAGGGTTTCGGCCGCTCTTCCGGAAAGGTTAGTCCTTCTTTTCCTCGGATGATTGCTCCCTGCGAAATTTTTTCGACAATCCGCTGAACTGTTTTCGGAACTTGCGGATTTCCTGGTAGACTTTGCCGATATCCTCTTCATCCACGCCGAATTCGCCGAATTTATCCGGATCTGGTAACTCTTCCACTTTTTCTTCCGGAGTGTCTGTCGTATCCACCGTGTTATCCCATTCGCTCTCGTTCCGAAGATACACCACATGGCGCGGAAATGGAATTTCTACGTTGCGGTCATCGAAGTATGCCTTGATCATCCGGCGCAGATCCCGCTCGGCCTGCCACTGGTTGCCCGGCACTACTTTAATGACGATCCGGACTTCTACATCACTGGCATTAAAGCTCATCACACCCTGAACCATCGGCTCTTCCATAACGATGTCCTGATGCTTCCCGGCATAATCCTGGGCGATTTTTCGTAGCACGGCCATGGCGTCTTCGATGTTCGCCTCGTAAGCGACACCGACCCGCACAATCGCCCGCATGAAACCCCGGTTGAGATTCCCGAAGCTCGTCAGGTCCCCATTCGGAATTGTCCGGAGTTCCCCGTTAAATTTTCGGATCTGGGTATTCCGGATGCCGATCTTTTCGACGAGTCCGGTATGTGGCTCCATGGTGATGATATCACCAACCCCAACCAGACCATCGAAGAGGAGAAAGAATCCGGAGATTAGATCCTTTACCAGACTTTGTGCGCCGAAACCGATAGCGAGGCCAACCACACCAGCCCCGGCCAGGATGGCGGTAATATCCACCCCCAGCTGCTGAATCGCCAGTACTCCAGCAAGCCCGTAGATAACATAAGAGATTATATTTTCCAACAGCGGCAGCATCGTCTTGGAGCGCTGCTTTTTCGGATCGGTATCCGGAAGCGACTCCAGTGGCTTCAGCCGGCGTTCGAGGATCTTATGGACGATTTTCAGCCCAACCCGGGCCACCACCAGAATGACAATCACTTCCAGCAAGGTATCCAGCCACCCGATGACGCGATCCGGCTCGGAAAAATATTGAACGATATTATTCCATAAATTCTGCACGGTGCGACTCCCCTTCTATTCTTTTAAATCTTTGAATTCCGCATCCACAATGTCGTCCTCATCGATATCAAACTTTTTATTGTCTTCCTTCCCATCGACACGGAAATCGTCCTCAATATAAAAGCTCTCTTTCACAACCCGGAATGCACGGTATGCCAGATACGCAAGCACTCCATAGAGTATTAGGCGTAACATTGGATCTTCCTTTTAACTTTTCGATGGATTATAAAACTTGGTCCCGGTAATCGGCTGGCGGATGGTGTCGATGAGGTCCTGCAAGTCATCCGGATCATGGACAAAATCAATTTCCGTGGCATTAATTATCAGCAAGGGCCCCTTATTGTACTGGAGAAAATACTGGTTGTAGACCTGATTTAGCGAATCGATATACTCCGGTGTAATATGTGACTCGTACGAGCGTCCGCGATGGCGAATGTTCTTCATCAGTCGCTCGGTGTCCGCCTGGAGGTAGATCACCAGATCCGGCTTCGGAATATCCCGCTCCAGGAGATCGGCGATCTTTTCGTACAACGCGAGTTCTTTATCGTTCAAATTGATAAATGCGAACAGGCGATCCTTCACGAACATGTAGTCGGTGATCAGCAGGCGGTGAAACAGGTCGACCTGCTGCAGCTCCTGTTGCTGCCGGTACCGACTCAGCAAAAACCAGAGCTGCGTCTGGAACGCAAACCGTTCCTTATCCCAGTAGAAATCCTCCAGAAACGGGTTGTCCTCAAACTGTTCTTCTACCAACTTAGCATTGAGGCGCTCGGCAATCAACCGTGCCAAGCTGGTCTTACCAACGCCAATCACACCTTCGATAGCAATGTAATAGAGGTTTTTCATACGTATGTCAAATGTCCATGTAAATGAATATAACTCTTATCCTGGCAATCATGCAAAAGTTCCGCCACCGATTTCTTATGAGTAGGGCTCATAAAGTCCGGTGCCAACTGGCTTAGTGGAAAGAGAACAAACTTTCGATCCTGCAGCCGTTCGTGCGGAATCTTCAAGTCCGCAGAATCCACGGTGCGATGCCCATAAAAAAGGATATCGATATCGATTTCC
Coding sequences:
- a CDS encoding integrase core domain-containing protein, coding for KQELRRWVNWYNLVKPHKGLEGKTPMEQLIDYFYPDDL
- a CDS encoding DUF819 family protein; protein product: MGILAVLLGVLALLFTINRHPVFGKIFKVIPLLVFAYFVPTILSNTGVIPLESPLYGFIMDWLLPASLILLTLAVDVKAIMNLGKNTVILFLVGTVTIVLGGPIALLAFGWMAPADLGVEVWKGLAALSGSWIGGGANFIAIGKSVGVLDSTLSMMVVVDVAVANVWMAALLFFAGRNKEMDEKIGADREAIEKVRTRVEDFHKEVERPTNLADLLLIVTIGMGGTAIAHALSQVLPEIGNIVSQFTWVVVFVTTLGLIISFTPWRKLEGAGASSIGSLFLYLLVATIGAKAEFAKVVEVPGLVVIGAVWLSIHAGLILFTRWKLKAPIFFAAVGSQANVGGAASAPIVASAFHPALAPVGVLLGIGGYVVGTYAGLVCAFLLEQAYLFIH
- a CDS encoding class I fructose-bisphosphate aldolase, producing MNDKIVEYLGDEADSLLNHTCKGIPKERLEVPGPDFVDRVWKESDRNIRVLRSLNQILYNGRLSGTGYVSILPVDQGIEHSAAASFAPNPDYFDPDKIVELAIEGGCNAVASTLGVLGNVARKYAHRIPFILKFNHNELLSYPNDYDQIMFGSIDQAYDMGAVAVGATIYFGSEESNRQIQEVSEAFKYAHELGMATILWCYLRNSAFKIGDDDYHASADLTSQANHLGATIGADIVKQKLPTNNGGYPAMAEEHGKFGRTSDKVYGELVTDHPIDLVRWQVANDYMGRVGLINSGGASSGKGDFAQAVRTAVVNKRGGGMGLISGRKAFQRPMKEGVKLLNSIQDVYLDEDITVA
- a CDS encoding co-chaperone GroES family protein, whose protein sequence is MKTDSNRSVLVVGDKVLIKPEAESNKTESGLFLPEGVKQKEQVQGGYVAKVGPGYPLPDIANEDEPWAQSGDTDLRYIPLQANEGDYAVFLRKHAIEVEIDEQEYLIVSHSSIVLLLRDEDIVG
- a CDS encoding cysteine desulfurase; the protein is MVEKISQGAIIRGKEGLTFPEERPKPSADLIYLDHHASTPILPQVRNAMLPWIDGGFGNPSNSLHKYGQEARKAVDWARTQVAQLINAAPEEIIFTSGATEANNLAITGAVRAAENFRGILTSELEHPSVTEPVALLARNGRDVWTVQADNNSRIAPADVGQILSERDINLVSIIAVQGEIGTINAIPEIAKVVHDYGALIHTDAAQAVGKIPVDVRDWDVDFLTIAGHKMYAPKGVGALYRKEGVPLEPILHGAGHENGMRPGTENVPYLVGFGEACRLARSDLEEEAERQIELRNLLWEKLHGTLPEVRLNGPLENRHPGNLHVSFPSVDARNILEKLPGYALSVGSACHSEYPEDNPLIRALDIPPEYARGSVRIGIGRSNTRHQIDNFADDLIAAYRTVLKK
- a CDS encoding mechanosensitive ion channel family protein gives rise to the protein MQNLWNNIVQYFSEPDRVIGWLDTLLEVIVILVVARVGLKIVHKILERRLKPLESLPDTDPKKQRSKTMLPLLENIISYVIYGLAGVLAIQQLGVDITAILAGAGVVGLAIGFGAQSLVKDLISGFFLLFDGLVGVGDIITMEPHTGLVEKIGIRNTQIRKFNGELRTIPNGDLTSFGNLNRGFMRAIVRVGVAYEANIEDAMAVLRKIAQDYAGKHQDIVMEEPMVQGVMSFNASDVEVRIVIKVVPGNQWQAERDLRRMIKAYFDDRNVEIPFPRHVVYLRNESEWDNTVDTTDTPEEKVEELPDPDKFGEFGVDEEDIGKVYQEIRKFRKQFSGLSKKFRREQSSEEKKD
- a CDS encoding deoxynucleoside kinase, with protein sequence MKNLYYIAIEGVIGVGKTSLARLIAERLNAKLVEEQFEDNPFLEDFYWDKERFAFQTQLWFLLSRYRQQQELQQVDLFHRLLITDYMFVKDRLFAFINLNDKELALYEKIADLLERDIPKPDLVIYLQADTERLMKNIRHRGRSYESHITPEYIDSLNQVYNQYFLQYNKGPLLIINATEIDFVHDPDDLQDLIDTIRQPITGTKFYNPSKS